The Bos javanicus breed banteng chromosome 21, ARS-OSU_banteng_1.0, whole genome shotgun sequence genome includes a region encoding these proteins:
- the LOC133234543 gene encoding serpin A3-1 isoform X1 — protein sequence MVICPFQSEDRVLCCPRQCFTSLGGGLCRINRQQHPGNSSIRAGGGSGSTAHIPLSQADMRAERTSFLLALGLLVAGIRSVHCLPENVVVKDQRRRVDSHTLASSNTDFAFSLYKQLALKNPNKNVILSPLSVSIALAFLSLGARGSTLTEILEGLKFNLTEIQEKEIHHSFQHLLQALNQPSNQLQLSVGNAMFVQEELKLLDKFIEDAQVLYSSEAFPTNFRDPEAAKSLINDYVKNKTQGKIEELFKYLSPRTELVLVNYIYFKAQWKTRFDPKHTEQAEFHVSDNKTVEVPMMTLDLETPYFRDEELGCTLVELTYTSNDSALFILPDEGKMRDLEAKLTPETLTRWRNSLQPRRIHELYLPKFSIKSNYELNDILSQLGIRKIFTDADLSGITGTAELVVSQVVHGAALDVDEEGTEGAAATGISMERTFLRIIVRVNRPFLIAVVLKDTQSIIFLGKVTNPSEA from the exons ATGGTCATCTGCCCATTCCAGTCAGAGGACAGAGTCCTGTGTTGTCCCCGCCAATGTTTCACAAGCCTGGGAGGAGGGCTTTGCAGGATAAATAGGCAGCAGCACCCGGGAAACTCCAGCATCCGGGCAGGCGGCGGCTCTGGATCCACTGCCCACATCCCGCTCTCGCAGGCAG ACATGAGGGCAGAGAGAACTTCCTTCCTCCTGGCTCTGGGGCTCCTGGTGGCTGGGATCCGCAGTGTCCACTGCCTCCCAGAGAATGTGGTGGTGAAGGACCAGCGCAGAAGGGTGGATAGCCACACGTTAGCCTCCAGCAACACCGACTTCGCCTTCAGCCTCTACAAGCAGTTGGCTTTGAAGAACCCCAATAAGAATGTCATCTTATCCCCGCTGAGTGTCTCCATAGCCTTGGCCTTCCTGTCTCTGGGGGCCCGTGGCTCCACCCTGACAGAGATCCTGGAAGGCCTCAAGTTCAACCTCACAGAGATCCAGGAGAAAGAAATACACCATAGCTTTCAGCACCTCCTGCAGGCGCTCAATCAACCCAGCAACCAGCTGCAGCTGAGCGTGGGCAACGCCATGTTCGTGCAGGAGGAGCTGAAGCTGCTGGACAAGTTCATAGAAGATGCCCAGGTGCTGTACTCCTCTGAGGCCTTCCCGACCAACTTCAGGGATCCTGAAGCTGCCAAGAGTCTAATAAATGACTATGTGAAGAATAAAACCCAGGGGAAAATTGAGGAGCTGTTCAAGTACCTTTCCCCAAGAACGGAGTTGGTGCTAGTGAATTACATCTACTTTAAAG CCCAATGGAAGACCCGCTTTGACCCCAAACACACTGAGCAGGCAGAGTTCCACGTGAGCGACAACAAGACGGTGGAGGTGCCCATGATGACCCTTGACCTGGAAACCCCTTACTTCCGGGATGAGGAGCTGGGCTGCACGCTGGTGGAGCTCACGTACACCAGCAACGACAGTGCCCTCTTCATCCTCCCCGACGAGGGCAAAATGCGGGACCTGGAAGCCAAGCTGACCCCAGAGACGCTGACGAGGTGGCGAAACTCCCTGCAGCCCAG ACGAATACATGAACTCTACCTGCCAAAATTTTCCATCAAAAGCAACTATGAACTGAATGACATCCTCTCCCAGCTGGGCATTAGGAAAATATTCACCGACGCTGACCTGTCAGGAATCACAGGGACCGCGGAACTGGTAGTCTCTCAG GTGGTCCACGGCGCTGCGCTGGACGTGGACGAGGAGGGCACGGAAGGAGCTGCTGCCACGGGAATCAGCATGGAAAGAACGTTCTTGAGAATCATTGTGCGTGTCAACAGGCCCTTCCTGATTGCCGTAGTTCTGAAAGACACccagagcatcatctttttgggGAAAGTCACCAACCCCAGTGAAGCCTAG
- the LOC133234543 gene encoding serpin A3-1 isoform X2, which produces MRAERTSFLLALGLLVAGIRSVHCLPENVVVKDQRRRVDSHTLASSNTDFAFSLYKQLALKNPNKNVILSPLSVSIALAFLSLGARGSTLTEILEGLKFNLTEIQEKEIHHSFQHLLQALNQPSNQLQLSVGNAMFVQEELKLLDKFIEDAQVLYSSEAFPTNFRDPEAAKSLINDYVKNKTQGKIEELFKYLSPRTELVLVNYIYFKAQWKTRFDPKHTEQAEFHVSDNKTVEVPMMTLDLETPYFRDEELGCTLVELTYTSNDSALFILPDEGKMRDLEAKLTPETLTRWRNSLQPRRIHELYLPKFSIKSNYELNDILSQLGIRKIFTDADLSGITGTAELVVSQVVHGAALDVDEEGTEGAAATGISMERTFLRIIVRVNRPFLIAVVLKDTQSIIFLGKVTNPSEA; this is translated from the exons ATGAGGGCAGAGAGAACTTCCTTCCTCCTGGCTCTGGGGCTCCTGGTGGCTGGGATCCGCAGTGTCCACTGCCTCCCAGAGAATGTGGTGGTGAAGGACCAGCGCAGAAGGGTGGATAGCCACACGTTAGCCTCCAGCAACACCGACTTCGCCTTCAGCCTCTACAAGCAGTTGGCTTTGAAGAACCCCAATAAGAATGTCATCTTATCCCCGCTGAGTGTCTCCATAGCCTTGGCCTTCCTGTCTCTGGGGGCCCGTGGCTCCACCCTGACAGAGATCCTGGAAGGCCTCAAGTTCAACCTCACAGAGATCCAGGAGAAAGAAATACACCATAGCTTTCAGCACCTCCTGCAGGCGCTCAATCAACCCAGCAACCAGCTGCAGCTGAGCGTGGGCAACGCCATGTTCGTGCAGGAGGAGCTGAAGCTGCTGGACAAGTTCATAGAAGATGCCCAGGTGCTGTACTCCTCTGAGGCCTTCCCGACCAACTTCAGGGATCCTGAAGCTGCCAAGAGTCTAATAAATGACTATGTGAAGAATAAAACCCAGGGGAAAATTGAGGAGCTGTTCAAGTACCTTTCCCCAAGAACGGAGTTGGTGCTAGTGAATTACATCTACTTTAAAG CCCAATGGAAGACCCGCTTTGACCCCAAACACACTGAGCAGGCAGAGTTCCACGTGAGCGACAACAAGACGGTGGAGGTGCCCATGATGACCCTTGACCTGGAAACCCCTTACTTCCGGGATGAGGAGCTGGGCTGCACGCTGGTGGAGCTCACGTACACCAGCAACGACAGTGCCCTCTTCATCCTCCCCGACGAGGGCAAAATGCGGGACCTGGAAGCCAAGCTGACCCCAGAGACGCTGACGAGGTGGCGAAACTCCCTGCAGCCCAG ACGAATACATGAACTCTACCTGCCAAAATTTTCCATCAAAAGCAACTATGAACTGAATGACATCCTCTCCCAGCTGGGCATTAGGAAAATATTCACCGACGCTGACCTGTCAGGAATCACAGGGACCGCGGAACTGGTAGTCTCTCAG GTGGTCCACGGCGCTGCGCTGGACGTGGACGAGGAGGGCACGGAAGGAGCTGCTGCCACGGGAATCAGCATGGAAAGAACGTTCTTGAGAATCATTGTGCGTGTCAACAGGCCCTTCCTGATTGCCGTAGTTCTGAAAGACACccagagcatcatctttttgggGAAAGTCACCAACCCCAGTGAAGCCTAG